The Falco biarmicus isolate bFalBia1 chromosome 1, bFalBia1.pri, whole genome shotgun sequence DNA segment GGAAAGGCAGCGTGCTCCAGTTTCCCTGCACTTTCATCTTACTGCCAAGGAAACGCAGCAGTTCGGAGACCGAGTTATGCTACTTTCCACTTAaacagtatattaaaaaattaacagcaagATGCTGTATAAACAGTACATGGCTACTTGGGTTGGCACTGCAGTTACCTtcattccttcttctttcccacTAGTAATCAGCTCATctattttcctcctctcctcagtCTGCAGAATAAAcaggaacaaacaaaaccacaatatTGTTGATAGCTTTTGTAGCTTATTCTATAGctgaaaggaaattattagCCAGTGACACTCATTTTTCCAAACCATCCTATATTTCTAGCAAAACTGAATGGCAAAGAGACAGATTTGGCCCCCTCCCTCAATATATAAGCAGCTAGATTCTGTCCTGGAAGGACTGGATCAGCATTTCCAAATTTTAAGCATGTTCTTAACAATAATTCCAGTGCACAATACTACTTGTATTTCCCCAGTGGAAACCATTTACAGATAGTTACACACCCAGTGTTCAATTAACCAGCAACATTATAAGTTATGTTATTTTAATGAGATGCACTACCTCCAACTCAGATTTGCTCTTCCTGGAACTTCTTCTAACTGGGTAATAATCTGTCACTTTTCGATTTGGTGTTCTTCCTTGCGTTCTAAGGGATAAGAGAAATAGAGAACACCCATATTTCAGACTATTCGTGAAGTTACACCTCTAGGACAGAGGTGTCTAAGAAATTTTTATCTTCAGCTTGGTATGTTGGTAAGAAACACCGATTCATATCAATCACTTCTTCAGCACCCTTCCCTTTGAGCCAAAAGCTACACCCCCTTTTCTCCCCCATGCTATTTCCACAACCCTAGTACTAATGCTTTAACAATAAGAATGAGAAGCCATTGGAAACCACTGAAGGTCATATTACAGGTCTGAAGACCCTTCTGTGCCTTACCAAAAGGTGCTCTAAAATTTAGGTCATGAAAACTGCTTGGCAAGGAATTCATTAATGTTAGGTCACATTACCCCAATATCATGAAAAAGAGTATCAGCTCAGCCAGGAAGCCTCCAACTGTTCTGTTCTGACAAGATGAATTCCTATTTGTCTACAGAAAAGTAGGTCTTAATGGctcattgatttctttttctacagGTGATCAGCAATTATTTCACTTGAGGTAAAACACACATAAACGATTTGCttaaaaaaggcaacaaaacaaGAGTAACATTAGTTACAGGTCCGACTGTGgttcctgaaggaaaaaagcagctcaatGCCTCCTAGTGCAAAAGGACACAGAGCAGTAAAGCTTTTACAACTCCAGAAGTCACTTACTTTCTCCGTGGTCCACGTTTTGCTTTAACCATCTTTTTCTGAGCTGGCTTTGCATTGGCCTCATCAGCAACATCCGAGGGCAGGGGCGTCTTCGGAGTTTCTACAGTTTCTTGGTTTTGATCAGAGGAGGGCACTGAGGTATTGCACCCACCTTCTTTATCTTTCTGGTCTTCTGGTTTCATAGCACCTTCAACTATACTGCcaccattctttttttctggtgacaggaaaataaagtaaGGCTCTGAACTTAGGATCAACTATACCAGAGTGCTTTAAGTGAATTCCAATGGTTTCTAGTCCAAGTTTCTAGTTCTGTCaaacaggagaaagaggaagggaatgATAAAATCTCTTTCTGCTAGAACTCAGATAGGCTGTTACTCAGCTTTTGACTAGTCATTGCTACGGTACGCATGGTGCAGAGGGAGGTGTGAGCAGCACAAGGGAAAGCGAAAACAGAGCACAAGTACTTTGGCACATTAGGTTTGCAGCTGGGAGTTTTCCACACCTGAGCATGCAGCACTGCACCTTCAGCACCGTGTCTGAGACAACCGCACAGCTTGCCACTCGGTGCATCTGGCATACTAAATTATCAAGTTGCCATAAGCTAATCAACATCCTGcactgaagaggaagaggaaggctCTCTGGATCCTGCACTACTGTAATCAGTTGCAGTAGATGCTGGTACCAACTGGCCAACAGAGACAAAAAACCACAGGAGCTAAAGACCAGGCACTTACAAGAAGTTGATCCCTCACACAACCAACATTTCCTTGGCTGCATGCATCCTACCTCGATACAACCACATCATCCTTTTCAGTCAACTGATTTAGAGCTAGGTGAGCATAGTTTAAAGCtcaataaaatttttatttaaagcaaatcaCCAGGTTTAACAGTCCCATCTGCTGAGGCAGATGCTTCTGTCTCACTAGAGAAATGATGCACAGCTGCAAGGCCACCGCAGTGGGACAAGCTAAAGCCATCTTCACTTTCTTGTCAAAACTGGGGAGCTAAATTAGGAGCTAAAGGCCCCACATTAACAGACAACCTGACACTCCCTATGATGAGTGGGACTTAAAATACCTGCTTGCTAAAAATGTTTGcatcaaaatgttttgacaAATTACCAAGGTTATAAAATCCACCTTTAAACACAAGCCAGCTTCCTGTCCTCCCCAAACTTAAGAACATTCCATTTCCAGTCACTACAGTGGAGCATCTCGGAAGCCTGGCACTCAGCATCCAGAGTCTGTGCTCCTCCTTCTCACTGCCTTTATTTCATCCTTAAAATTTAAGAATTGTTTCTTCTTCTACCAGTACCTCTAACTTCATACTCAATTTGACTTTGAATTGCCTTTATATAAATTAGCATAATGTAGTCATATTATAGAATAAACCAACCTTAGGTAATAAAACAgccccccagaaaaaaacctagacAACCTGCCAAACACTGACCTGAAGAAGCAGAGTGGCAACAGAATTGCAGGGAGATCAGGGCATAATGACAATGCAAGCATTAGCTTTTTATATCCCCAGAGACAATACAAATATagccacacaaaaaaacaaaggaaaagtcACCTGGTAACCCTATGTCCTAAGTTTTGGAAAGGGTAAGGACACCCTCAGCTTTGTAGAGTTCCACATTGCCAACAGACTTATAggacagggaaagcaaaagagGCCAGGGGCACTGCCTGTTCTTCTTGACTGTGCATTCAAGTTTTCAAATTGGGGATGGGGGAGCACACTTAATGAGGCAAGCAATCCAAAGATCAATCTTACCATCTCCTTTCCTGTAGGTTTCGTTTAGTGTTTTGCCCTGACATTTCACCTCGTGATACATGACAGAGTTTTCTTCTTGAAGCGGGGGGCGAGCACCAGGAGTTTTGTTAGGATTCAGGTAGCTGCAGATTTTGGATTGACCAATAAACACATTCTCCTAAAACAGACCCATACAAAAATCAGTACATCACAGAGATGTCGGGAACCTCAAGCTGGTATCCACAACACGCTGCAAAGACCAGGGCTGAGAGCTGACGGGGCTAAGGCAAATTATGCTGCTTTAATGCATCATCCTTACTGCTATTGTTGCTATTTCTACCAAGTGAAAACATAACAGTGGTAAGCACTTAGAGAGCTTTACTAAACGCAAACTCTCAGTCCAAGAGGACTTTCATACAAAATGTGGCAGGATGACATAGTCATAAGCAACTCCAGCCTCCACCCTGTGCTTCACAGTATGAACTCtgctgctaaaaaaaacccaaccctgagCCTCTCAGGAGGAAGGCAGCCTGAAAAAAtacaagccaaaaaaaatacGAATAACACAGCAAAAATTGCCCAAGCTTAGAACATACACCTCCTAGCCAGAGAGGTATGAGCTTACCCAAAGACTCTCATGAGGTGTCAAATGTTACTGCAGTTAATTATATGCTCTGCTGAGCAACACAGAAGGCAGGAATCAGCTTTGCAGTTTACCTTGAGTGACACCTCTCAGTGAAGTCCGGATGATAAACAATGCTATCTTTTTATCCATTACAtttcacaaaaagcagaaaagttgttaatggcaaaagaaacattaaagaGTCAATGCAAAGCACTTAGGCGAAGCCAGGAAAGTGGTAAAACCCTCTGGCATGGCCAAGCACCACAGAGGCCGGGGTTTGTACACTGGCTTAGGCTCCAAGCACACCAACAGTGCACGGTATCAGATTTAGCAAACTTTAGTGGAGTGGTGTCACCTTTGCTTTTAACGGTCTCCTGCCACCTCACTAAGTTTGACTGGGCAGAGTATATAGGGCACACAGATCTCAGCCGTGAAATCTGTGTCCGGACAAGCAGATGCAGCTTGGCCAGAATGAATTTTTCTTGGCTATAGTTTGgcttaaataaaagcaattttcagaCACTGCAAGCCagttaaaacaacaaaaacatgctctttttctttttttttttttagaaaagcacaCAAAGGTTCCCATTAGTTAAAAATGTAACTCAAATATAGCTGACTAAACAAATACTCCAGTATACATAGTCAcacaaacactaaaaaaaaagtaaacaaagcaCACAATAGAATACATGGGATAATTTTAATTAGTAACATCATAACGAGTAACAAATTTAACACATACATAGTTCACACGCAATATCAGACCAGTTAAAGGCTCAAATCTTAATGCACTTATAAACTTTACTAAAGGTTAAGGTTACAGCGGAACAGCCTGAGGAGAAGCAAAGTTAAGACACTCCCTGACCCCCAGTATTGCTGAAAGGGCTATGAAAGACTTGCTTATTAAGAAACCGGGGGGATTGAAGGATGAAATAGAAACACTCCATTTTAACAACTGCAAGCAGCAAACCCTGAGCAGCCAAGTTCTCGGGGTTCAATAGAGTTTAAATATGGGCATTTCCGCAGCCAGCCAGCAGTGAACTGCAGGCAGTCCACCTGCCAGCAAAGCCTGCTGGCTTTGAATACACCATGAACAGGAAACGAACtatttttccagcacagctttGCCCCCCaacctcccccaccccccagctccctgcctgctgcctcttggCGCTACCGAGACGCGGCTGCCACGTCTTTGTCTGTGCCAGGCTTGAGACCCTGGAGAGCAGAGATATttctcagcccagcagagcacGTGAAAGGCTGCTGAGGAGCTCTGGGATTTGATGCAACAGCAACCATTATTTCccagggtgggtgggtgtgctAAATGCAGTGACGATGGCCCTCCGGCCACCCGCCTGGAACACAACTACAGGACCGGGGGGACGGCACGGAGGGATGGCCCAGGCCGGGGCCTGGCTGCCCGCAGCTGCGGCAGGGCACGGGGAAACATAGAAAGAGCCCGATCGCCCCGAAAGTTCACCGGTTTTTGAATGATCGGGGGAGCCCCGGCGAGCCGGCGCCCGGGGCCGTGCGGCGCCCCCGACAGCCCGCACGCCGGTTCGCTCGCACCGCGGCGGGGGACGGAGGGCGCAGGAGACCCGGGggagccgcccgccccgctccgctcgCCCAGGCCCGGGCAGTGCTTACCCCGCcggcccgggggcggccgggcccctTCCTCTCGGCGCTCTCGGGTCTCGCCTCCTCCGCGCCGCCCGCCCTGGCCTTGGGCATGTTCTTCCCTAGGAGCAAGGGGGGAAGATGGGCGCCTGAGCCATGtccggcggggccgcccgcggTCATCGCCCGGCCACCGCGGCCTGCGCCATGTTTAAAGGGCTGGATGCGGCAGGGCGAGCCGTGGCGGCCCAGCCCCTTCCCGGCGAGCTGCGCACACCGCGCGGGGGAGGAGtcccgccggccccggcgccccgCACCTCCCGGGAGGAGCCTCCGCGCCGCGGAGATGCCCCACGCCGCCCGGCCCaccccgcccgcccgcccgcccgcccgccctgcACGACAggccgccggccccgctccaCCCGCGCACCTTTCGCCAtggccgcggcggcggggcccggcgcccagcagccccccacggccgggccgccccggcgGTCCCTGAGGAGCTCCCCCTCCGACAGCAACCGCTCCGCAGGGAGACGCCACGCTCCCCTCCGCATCCCCATTGGCGGAGCCGCGTGCCCGTAACCGCTCCCGCGCTCCTGATTGGTGCGCGAAGCCGCaccctgccctctccctgtCACACGGAGGTGGCCGCAGCTCCCGGGAAAAGGGTTTAAATGTGCGTTCCCTGGGCGCTGATTGGCCCGTGCGAAGAGCAACCGGCGCGCCGATTGGCGGCCTGGGAAGGAACGCCCTTCCATGGCAAAGCCCCGCCACGTGGGTAGGACGCCCCGCCGGCAGCGGgccccccgccggggccggTGACACGTATCCCCGGGCGGGGCGGACCGGGC contains these protein-coding regions:
- the KMT5A gene encoding N-lysine methyltransferase KMT5A; the encoded protein is MRGPPDRRCEVAGAARAHGGGPEAEIPVLRRGAGGRRCRRPAWPGLARSAPPGDTCHRPRRGARCRRGVLPTWRGFAMEGRSFPGRQSARRLLFARANQRPGNAHLNPFPGSCGHLRVTGRGQGAASRTNQERGSGYGHAAPPMGMRRGAWRLPAERLLSEGELLRDRRGGPAVGGCWAPGPAAAAMAKGKNMPKARAGGAEEARPESAERKGPGRPRAGGENVFIGQSKICSYLNPNKTPGARPPLQEENSVMYHEVKCQGKTLNETYRKGDEKKNGGSIVEGAMKPEDQKDKEGGCNTSVPSSDQNQETVETPKTPLPSDVADEANAKPAQKKMVKAKRGPRRKTQGRTPNRKVTDYYPVRRSSRKSKSELETEERRKIDELITSGKEEGMKIDYIDGKGRGVIATKHFSRGEFVVEYHGDLIEITDAKKREAVYAQDPSTGCYMYYFQYLSKTYCVDATKETNRLGRLINHSKCGNCQTKLHDIDGVPHLILIASRDIKAGEELLYDYGDRSKASIEAHPWLKH